Proteins found in one Tolumonas lignilytica genomic segment:
- the atpD gene encoding F0F1 ATP synthase subunit beta has protein sequence MDISSRSVLPPPCTLPEHPPLGVIEKVHGPVIDILCHCLPPLHQALYVSLENERCILEVHRHLDESRVRAIALHRTSGLRRLMPVFDTGGPLKVPVTPDCLGRLLDIFGHPLDSGTPLETNEFRHIVTAPSPLHEARNSSEMLPTGIKVIDLLCPFVRGGKTGLFGGAGVGKTVLIMEFMNAIIRLHHGVSVFAGVGERIREGHELWHDMQDAGVMPRTLMVFGQMDESPGVRFRIGLSALTYAEYLRDNVAKEVLFLMDNAFRFVQAGSELSGLLGRMPATVGYQPTLLSEVAELQERISSTQNGSITAVEAVYVPADDMTDPAVSAILAHLDTTVILSRSQAAKGIYPAVDPLASGSSMMDRVTLGERHYRVAQTIREHLARYRELEDIIAMLGLEALSEVDRQTVLRARLIERYLTQPFFVVSEHTGISGVSVPLETTLADCEDFLNGRYDGISEDQCYMRGSMRDQK, from the coding sequence ATGGATATTTCTTCTCGCTCAGTGCTTCCACCACCATGCACTCTTCCTGAGCATCCGCCGTTGGGCGTGATTGAAAAAGTCCACGGCCCTGTGATCGACATTCTTTGTCACTGTTTGCCACCGCTGCATCAGGCTCTTTACGTTAGCCTTGAGAATGAACGCTGCATCCTTGAAGTGCATCGCCATCTGGATGAATCGCGTGTCCGCGCGATTGCCTTACATCGCACCAGCGGTTTACGTCGTCTCATGCCTGTTTTTGATACTGGCGGCCCGTTAAAGGTACCGGTGACACCCGACTGTCTGGGTCGATTGCTCGATATTTTCGGTCATCCGCTGGATAGCGGTACCCCACTTGAGACTAATGAATTCCGGCATATTGTCACAGCCCCGTCACCGCTTCATGAGGCGAGAAACAGCAGTGAAATGTTGCCAACCGGAATCAAGGTAATTGACCTGCTTTGCCCTTTTGTGCGCGGCGGAAAAACAGGATTATTCGGGGGCGCCGGGGTAGGCAAAACCGTACTGATCATGGAGTTCATGAATGCCATCATTCGATTGCATCATGGAGTTTCCGTTTTTGCCGGTGTCGGTGAACGAATTCGGGAAGGCCATGAACTCTGGCATGACATGCAGGATGCCGGTGTCATGCCAAGGACACTGATGGTGTTCGGTCAGATGGATGAATCACCGGGGGTGCGGTTTCGTATCGGACTCTCAGCGCTGACTTACGCGGAATATCTGCGTGACAATGTTGCCAAAGAGGTGTTGTTCCTGATGGACAATGCTTTTCGCTTCGTCCAGGCCGGTAGTGAGCTTTCCGGTTTACTGGGCCGAATGCCGGCGACCGTTGGTTATCAACCGACACTGTTGTCTGAAGTCGCGGAATTGCAAGAACGCATTTCATCGACACAAAACGGCAGCATTACCGCCGTAGAAGCGGTCTATGTCCCGGCTGATGATATGACCGATCCTGCGGTCAGTGCCATACTTGCACATCTCGATACCACCGTGATCCTTTCGCGTAGCCAGGCCGCAAAAGGGATCTATCCCGCCGTCGACCCGCTTGCATCTGGCAGCAGTATGATGGATCGCGTCACGCTCGGTGAACGCCATTATCGAGTTGCTCAGACCATCCGGGAGCATCTGGCCCGCTACCGTGAACTGGAAGACATCATCGCCATGCTAGGGCTCGAAGCCCTCTCCGAAGTCGATCGCCAAACCGTACTGCGTGCTCGGTTAATCGAACGCTATCTGACGCAGCCTTTTTTTGTAGTCTCCGAGCATACCGGCATCTCTGGTGTTTCTGTGCCGTTGGAGACCACGTTGGCTGACTGTGAGGATTTTTTGAACGGGAGATATGACGGTATCTCCGAAGATCAATGCTATATGCGCGGCAGCATGAGGGATCAGAAATGA
- the clcA gene encoding H(+)/Cl(-) exchange transporter ClcA codes for MDEQQLQHSRHRHIRRLVRRFIRHDYTSPKVLTLAMLAGVLTGGVCVLFENAVDMLTSLRIIYLHHFPIAIRWLPAFICSAVLGGIAFYLMHRFAPEAGGSGIPEIEGALDDIRPVRWQRVLPVKFFGGTCALSSEMILGREGPSVQIGGNIGKMVADIFKLPKDASHALLAAGAATGLAAAFNAPLAGILFVLEEMRPQFRYSFLSIKVVSIAVISGTVVRQIANGTGPVFSVPTFPTPALSSLPLFFLFGCVMGCIGYAFNIFVNAFQNGYLSLHKNKRSVLIMVGSTVAGVFGFMSLTAHGLTTGGMQLIPQWATQPEPLTWLFWLLVWRFWGTLVCFCSGIPGGVFAPALSLGTLCGALAGNMCHLLFPEISIAYGVFPIVGMGALFAASVRAPVTGIVLVTEMSNNYGLILPMMVTTLSATLVAQMLGGKPIYSQILERTLHLSSKSAPQQPVENI; via the coding sequence ATGGATGAACAACAGCTACAACATAGCCGTCACCGACACATTCGTCGTTTGGTGCGTCGATTTATTCGCCACGATTACACGTCACCCAAAGTATTAACACTGGCCATGTTGGCCGGAGTCCTCACTGGCGGTGTGTGTGTTCTTTTTGAAAATGCTGTCGATATGTTGACCAGCTTGCGAATTATCTACCTCCACCACTTTCCAATTGCAATCAGATGGTTACCTGCTTTTATCTGTAGTGCTGTGCTCGGTGGTATTGCATTCTATCTGATGCATCGCTTCGCACCTGAAGCTGGCGGATCGGGTATTCCTGAAATTGAAGGCGCATTAGATGATATCAGACCTGTCCGCTGGCAACGTGTACTCCCCGTTAAGTTTTTTGGCGGTACCTGTGCCCTCAGTTCTGAAATGATTCTCGGGCGTGAAGGCCCCTCCGTGCAGATTGGTGGCAATATCGGAAAGATGGTTGCCGATATATTCAAGCTGCCTAAAGATGCATCGCATGCCTTGCTGGCTGCTGGTGCCGCAACCGGTTTGGCCGCTGCCTTCAATGCACCATTAGCCGGAATACTATTTGTTCTGGAGGAAATGCGCCCTCAATTCCGTTATTCCTTCTTATCAATTAAAGTTGTCTCCATCGCCGTCATCAGCGGCACGGTCGTTCGCCAGATAGCTAACGGTACAGGCCCTGTCTTTAGTGTGCCAACGTTCCCAACGCCAGCCCTTTCCTCCCTGCCTCTGTTTTTCCTATTTGGCTGTGTGATGGGATGTATCGGATATGCTTTTAATATCTTCGTGAATGCCTTCCAGAATGGTTATTTATCACTGCATAAGAACAAACGTTCCGTATTGATCATGGTTGGCAGTACGGTGGCGGGTGTGTTTGGCTTTATGTCACTGACCGCACATGGGCTGACAACAGGTGGTATGCAACTGATTCCACAATGGGCAACCCAACCAGAACCGCTGACATGGCTTTTCTGGCTTTTAGTGTGGCGTTTTTGGGGGACATTGGTTTGCTTCTGCTCTGGTATTCCGGGCGGCGTGTTTGCGCCAGCCTTGTCACTGGGTACATTATGTGGCGCGCTGGCAGGTAATATGTGCCATCTCCTGTTTCCTGAGATCAGTATTGCTTATGGCGTCTTTCCTATTGTCGGCATGGGTGCCTTATTTGCTGCCTCAGTACGTGCGCCAGTAACGGGGATCGTGCTCGTTACAGAAATGAGCAACAATTATGGCCTCATCTTGCCGATGATGGTGACGACGTTAAGTGCCACCCTGGTTGCACAGATGTTGGGCGGTAAACCGATTTATAGCCAGATCCTGGAGCGTACGCTGCATTTATCATCCAAGTCTGCGCCGCAGCAACCCGTAGAAAATATCTAA
- a CDS encoding thermostable hemolysin has protein sequence MKQPNSQYRLAIAITSDEIQVLQGYIRALFLREFNAHVPHFLPFLVGFYDQHNQLCGACGLNPAGLHRLYLEHYLDASIEQAMLSEYGVATSRTGLIEIGNFACSESGMARIFFAALCDNLYQQQFQYAVLTGTNKIRNIFTRLHMEPHILTEALPERVGCDAANWGAYYESHPLVMAVELQAGYQLLRQNSLLLQLLDPTPLIFPVFTHGLPMMATRTVA, from the coding sequence ATGAAACAACCCAATTCGCAGTATCGTTTGGCGATAGCCATTACTTCCGATGAAATTCAGGTATTACAAGGCTATATCCGGGCATTGTTTTTGCGGGAGTTCAATGCGCATGTTCCACATTTTCTACCATTCCTTGTTGGATTCTATGATCAGCACAATCAATTGTGTGGTGCATGTGGATTAAACCCTGCCGGACTGCATCGTTTATATCTCGAACATTATCTGGATGCCTCCATAGAACAAGCGATGTTGTCAGAATATGGTGTGGCAACCAGTCGTACTGGACTCATTGAAATCGGTAATTTTGCCTGTAGTGAATCCGGGATGGCTCGAATTTTCTTCGCTGCCTTATGCGACAACTTGTATCAGCAGCAATTCCAATACGCGGTATTAACCGGAACCAATAAGATCCGCAATATTTTCACTCGTTTGCATATGGAGCCGCACATTCTCACTGAAGCATTACCGGAGCGGGTTGGATGTGATGCAGCCAATTGGGGCGCCTATTACGAAAGCCATCCATTGGTCATGGCGGTTGAATTGCAAGCGGGTTATCAGCTTTTACGACAAAACAGTCTGTTGCTGCAATTGCTGGATCCTACACCGCTGATTTTTCCAGTATTCACGCATGGTTTACCAATGATGGCTACGAGGACAGTGGCATGA
- a CDS encoding AMP-dependent synthetase/ligase produces the protein MSMIWSIIEQWAEREPERIALCDEQAQWTYRELVTRVRAMAATFQDTGVKRLALQLDNGLDWACCDLAGLAAGVVIIPVPLFFTAEQQAWVLESSGVDSLIGPGREGWSGHPLPQSKYTLWQRTVTSAVELPAGTAKITYTSGTTGQPKGVLLSDEHLALVSQSLAANMQSLDVTTHLTLLPFSTLLENITGLYVPLLLGLRSVVLPLASVGFAGSSQFNPAALVQTLLRWQPHTLVLVPELLRVVLMLVQQYPGIATSLQFIAVGGGKVAADLVVQARQLGLPVYEGYGLSECGSVVALNTPAHDRVGSVGQILPHCQITIAEDGEILVQGAAMLGYLGVETSLSSDEPIIATGDLGYCDAEGFLWITGRKKNVQITAFGRNFSPEWVEAEAQLFSAINKLVVFGDDLPNNVAVIQVNPSCAHLLSEQIQQLNARLPDYAQVHQLILADLSPASGLSTMNGRLRRHAIFQQFHHEILQLTTGGSQ, from the coding sequence ATGAGTATGATCTGGTCAATAATAGAACAATGGGCGGAGCGGGAACCGGAACGGATCGCGTTGTGCGATGAACAGGCACAATGGACATACCGGGAACTCGTCACTCGGGTGCGAGCAATGGCAGCGACGTTTCAGGATACCGGTGTAAAACGGTTAGCGTTGCAACTGGATAATGGTCTGGACTGGGCTTGCTGTGATTTAGCGGGTTTAGCGGCTGGCGTCGTGATCATTCCCGTACCTCTGTTTTTTACCGCTGAACAGCAGGCATGGGTACTGGAATCCAGTGGTGTTGATAGCCTGATTGGTCCGGGGCGTGAAGGCTGGTCGGGGCATCCGTTACCGCAATCCAAATATACCTTGTGGCAACGTACAGTGACATCCGCAGTTGAGCTTCCTGCGGGTACCGCAAAAATTACCTATACGTCAGGAACAACCGGCCAACCCAAAGGCGTGCTGCTGAGTGATGAACATTTGGCTCTGGTATCGCAGAGTTTGGCGGCCAATATGCAGTCTCTTGATGTGACAACGCATCTGACTCTGTTGCCTTTTTCCACTTTGCTGGAAAATATTACCGGGCTCTATGTGCCGCTGCTGCTGGGTTTACGCAGCGTAGTGCTACCGCTCGCTAGTGTCGGTTTTGCAGGCTCCAGTCAGTTTAATCCGGCTGCGTTGGTTCAAACGTTGCTACGCTGGCAGCCACATACATTGGTACTGGTACCAGAACTGTTGCGTGTGGTTCTGATGCTGGTGCAACAATACCCAGGCATTGCGACATCATTGCAGTTTATTGCTGTCGGTGGTGGCAAAGTAGCTGCAGATCTGGTGGTGCAGGCGCGTCAACTTGGGCTACCCGTGTATGAGGGATATGGTCTTTCCGAATGTGGTTCGGTAGTTGCGTTGAATACACCGGCACATGACCGGGTTGGCAGTGTGGGTCAGATTTTGCCGCATTGTCAGATCACCATAGCGGAAGATGGTGAGATCCTGGTGCAGGGCGCTGCAATGCTCGGTTATCTCGGAGTGGAAACATCATTGTCATCTGATGAACCTATCATTGCTACCGGTGATTTGGGCTATTGCGACGCAGAGGGCTTTTTGTGGATTACGGGACGTAAAAAAAATGTCCAGATCACGGCATTTGGACGTAATTTTTCGCCGGAATGGGTGGAAGCCGAAGCGCAGTTATTTTCTGCCATTAACAAGCTTGTGGTTTTTGGTGACGACTTGCCAAATAACGTCGCGGTGATACAGGTTAATCCCTCCTGCGCCCATCTACTTTCTGAACAAATTCAGCAACTCAATGCCCGTTTGCCCGATTATGCGCAAGTCCATCAGCTGATTCTGGCTGATCTCTCTCCAGCCAGCGGATTATCAACCATGAATGGTCGTTTACGTCGTCACGCTATTTTCCAACAGTTTCATCATGAAATTCTGCAGCTCACTACCGGAGGTTCTCAATGA
- a CDS encoding TenA family transcriptional regulator: protein MSFYQQLQDSTAKERAYLLSAPIVRQCQNGDFSLDTYKAFLAQAYYHVRHTVPLLMATGSRVSDEQEWVRGAIAEYIDEEYGHQEWILNDIAACGGNAEAVRHGQPGQAIELMVAFLYDQIYRGNPLSIFGMVQVLEGTSVSMALMVVEQLKARLGLQANTMSYLTSHGELDQDHLKFFAGLMDKITQEADQQAIIHAAKMVYRLYGDMLRELTAEAA from the coding sequence ATGAGTTTTTATCAGCAATTACAGGACAGTACCGCAAAAGAGCGTGCATACCTCTTGTCTGCCCCCATCGTTAGACAATGTCAAAATGGGGATTTTTCACTTGATACCTACAAAGCATTTCTGGCTCAGGCTTACTATCACGTTCGGCATACCGTGCCTCTGTTGATGGCGACAGGTAGCCGCGTGTCAGACGAGCAGGAGTGGGTTCGTGGTGCCATTGCTGAATACATCGATGAAGAATATGGCCATCAGGAGTGGATTTTAAATGATATAGCCGCTTGTGGTGGTAATGCGGAAGCTGTCCGTCATGGTCAACCAGGCCAAGCCATAGAATTGATGGTGGCGTTTCTCTATGACCAAATTTACCGCGGCAATCCGTTGAGTATCTTTGGCATGGTGCAGGTATTGGAAGGAACCAGTGTATCGATGGCGCTCATGGTCGTGGAACAGTTAAAAGCCCGGTTAGGCTTGCAAGCCAATACCATGAGTTATCTGACGTCTCATGGTGAGCTTGATCAAGATCATCTGAAATTCTTTGCTGGGTTGATGGATAAAATCACGCAGGAGGCAGATCAACAAGCCATTATTCATGCGGCCAAAATGGTGTATCGGCTTTATGGCGATATGCTGCGTGAACTGACGGCGGAGGCAGCATGA
- a CDS encoding SDR family oxidoreductase, with the protein MKLDQARILLTGASGGIGQALARHLAAQGARLLLQGRNTEQLTQLAASLPHPEQHQIIAADLCDPAGRNTLLTQIADLSPLNVVINNAGTNQFAWLEQQSEAQIHQQIQLNLEVPILLSRAVLPYLAPQGVIMNIGSSLGSIGYPGYSVYCASKFALRGFSEALNRELQGSGRQVLYFAPRATKTSLNSATVNAMNEALGTQSDSADVVALQAVDALSRNQLRRWVGWPEKLFVRLNALFPHLVDKAIAKQLPIIHRFAHASQKGD; encoded by the coding sequence ATGAAGCTCGATCAGGCACGAATTTTACTCACCGGTGCCAGTGGTGGCATTGGTCAGGCTTTGGCACGTCATCTTGCCGCTCAAGGGGCCAGATTGTTACTGCAAGGGCGCAACACTGAGCAGTTGACACAACTTGCTGCCAGCCTACCTCATCCAGAGCAACACCAGATCATTGCCGCAGATTTATGTGATCCGGCAGGGCGGAACACATTGTTGACTCAGATCGCTGATCTGTCACCTCTGAATGTCGTGATCAACAATGCGGGCACGAATCAGTTTGCCTGGCTGGAGCAGCAGTCGGAAGCGCAGATCCATCAGCAAATTCAGCTCAATTTAGAGGTACCGATCCTGTTGTCCCGTGCGGTATTGCCTTACCTGGCACCTCAGGGCGTGATCATGAATATCGGTTCCAGTTTGGGCAGCATCGGTTATCCGGGCTATAGCGTCTATTGTGCATCCAAATTTGCTCTGCGTGGGTTTAGCGAGGCGCTCAATCGGGAGCTGCAAGGTTCCGGACGGCAAGTACTGTACTTCGCACCGCGTGCAACCAAAACGTCGCTCAACTCCGCGACGGTGAATGCCATGAATGAAGCATTAGGTACACAGAGTGACTCGGCGGATGTTGTTGCGTTGCAGGCTGTCGATGCCTTGTCACGTAATCAATTACGGCGCTGGGTTGGTTGGCCGGAAAAATTGTTTGTCCGGCTCAACGCACTGTTTCCTCATCTGGTCGACAAGGCCATTGCCAAGCAACTGCCAATTATCCACCGTTTTGCCCATGCATCTCAGAAGGGAGATTAA
- the pstS gene encoding phosphate ABC transporter substrate-binding protein PstS, which translates to MKMTLKTLVVSMAIASSATAAYASDVTGAGSSFAAPLYSKWADAYNKESGTRMNYQSIGSGAGIKQIIAKTVDFGASDMPLTDDQLAKDGLVQWPTAVGGIVPVIKIDGVAADQLKLTGSVLADIFDGKITKWSDPAIVKLNSGLKLPDIQISVVHRADASGTTFGFSNYLSKVNPEWAEKYKFGTTVNWAVGVGGKGNEGVSAFVQRLAGSIGYVETAYAKSNHMTTVELQNADGNFVAATPASVKAAAAGADWSKSFYQILTNQPGKDSWPITSGTFVLVHRTADKAEQTEAVLKFFDFGLSKGDKLAEELQYVPMPESVKEQIRKEWTTIKGADGQALWKK; encoded by the coding sequence ATGAAAATGACGCTCAAAACTCTTGTTGTTAGCATGGCTATCGCTTCTTCAGCAACCGCAGCTTATGCCTCTGATGTTACTGGTGCAGGTTCTTCTTTTGCTGCTCCACTATATTCAAAATGGGCTGATGCATACAACAAAGAAAGCGGCACTCGCATGAACTATCAATCTATCGGTTCAGGCGCAGGTATCAAACAGATCATTGCTAAGACCGTTGATTTTGGCGCATCTGATATGCCTTTAACTGATGATCAGTTAGCTAAGGATGGTTTAGTTCAGTGGCCAACAGCTGTTGGTGGCATCGTGCCAGTTATCAAAATTGATGGCGTTGCTGCTGATCAACTTAAGTTGACAGGTTCAGTTCTGGCCGATATTTTCGACGGCAAAATTACTAAGTGGAGTGACCCAGCTATTGTTAAACTGAATAGCGGCCTCAAATTGCCTGATATTCAGATTTCAGTAGTACACCGTGCTGACGCTTCTGGTACCACTTTTGGTTTCTCTAACTACCTGAGCAAGGTAAACCCAGAATGGGCTGAGAAATACAAATTTGGTACAACAGTAAACTGGGCTGTTGGTGTTGGTGGTAAGGGTAACGAAGGCGTGTCTGCATTTGTGCAACGTCTTGCCGGTTCTATCGGTTATGTTGAAACTGCGTATGCAAAATCAAATCACATGACCACTGTGGAACTGCAAAATGCGGATGGTAATTTTGTTGCTGCTACACCTGCTAGTGTTAAAGCTGCAGCAGCTGGTGCTGATTGGTCTAAATCATTCTATCAGATCCTGACTAACCAGCCTGGCAAAGACTCTTGGCCAATCACCAGTGGTACATTTGTGCTGGTACACCGTACTGCTGACAAAGCTGAACAGACAGAAGCTGTATTGAAATTCTTTGATTTCGGTCTGAGCAAAGGCGATAAACTGGCAGAAGAGTTACAATATGTTCCGATGCCAGAATCAGTAAAAGAGCAAATTCGTAAAGAATGGACCACTATCAAAGGTGCAGATGGCCAAGCTCTCTGGAAAAAATAA
- the pstC gene encoding phosphate ABC transporter permease subunit PstC: MDSSYTSVNDVEKDNFETKSVSRFRIKNPGDVVFGTLAFLAACLTLAALAGIILSLFVGAWPAIHSFGLNFFTDSNWNPVNDEFGGFTMIYGTLVTSLIALLIAVPVSFGIAVFLTELSPRWLRRPLTTAIELLAAIPSIVYGMWGLMVFSPLLSTYVQQPLQGWMGNIPVIGALFQGPPVGIGILAAGIILAIMIIPFIASVMRDVFEVTPHMLKESAYGIGCTTWEVMWHVVMPYTKVGAIGGIMLGLGRAMGETMAVTFIIGNTSSFTGASLFQPGNTITSVLANEFAEASTTHQSALFYLGLVLFFITFVVLAFSKLLLLKLAQREGGRS; this comes from the coding sequence ATGGATTCAAGTTACACCTCGGTAAATGATGTTGAGAAGGATAACTTCGAAACAAAATCTGTTTCCCGCTTCAGAATCAAAAATCCCGGTGACGTGGTTTTTGGTACCTTGGCGTTTCTGGCTGCCTGCCTGACACTGGCTGCTTTAGCAGGAATCATCCTTTCCCTTTTTGTTGGTGCATGGCCTGCAATTCATTCTTTCGGATTGAATTTCTTTACAGATTCCAATTGGAATCCTGTTAATGATGAATTTGGTGGTTTCACCATGATCTATGGGACGTTGGTTACGTCTCTGATTGCATTATTAATTGCGGTACCGGTGAGCTTTGGTATTGCCGTCTTCTTAACTGAATTATCTCCGCGCTGGTTGCGTCGCCCACTCACTACGGCGATTGAATTGCTGGCTGCAATTCCGTCCATCGTGTATGGCATGTGGGGGCTGATGGTATTTTCACCTCTGCTGTCGACCTATGTGCAACAACCACTGCAAGGCTGGATGGGAAACATTCCGGTCATTGGTGCATTATTTCAGGGGCCACCCGTTGGTATCGGCATTTTAGCCGCCGGGATCATTCTGGCCATCATGATCATTCCTTTTATAGCATCCGTTATGCGCGATGTTTTTGAAGTTACTCCGCATATGCTAAAAGAATCAGCATATGGAATTGGATGCACCACATGGGAAGTCATGTGGCACGTTGTTATGCCGTACACAAAAGTCGGTGCCATTGGTGGCATCATGCTTGGTTTAGGGCGTGCGATGGGGGAAACGATGGCCGTAACTTTCATCATCGGTAACACCAGTTCGTTTACTGGTGCATCGTTATTTCAGCCTGGAAATACCATCACGTCTGTGCTGGCCAACGAATTTGCTGAAGCCTCAACAACACATCAATCTGCACTGTTTTATTTGGGCTTAGTCTTGTTTTTCATTACCTTTGTTGTTCTTGCGTTTTCGAAGTTGCTACTGCTTAAACTGGCGCAACGAGAAGGAGGAAGATCATGA
- the pstA gene encoding phosphate ABC transporter permease PstA: MIYPRSSLNSDSQQRFKRRKVTNVVALFFSMLAMAFGMVWLIWILWSVLQLGFKGLSLSTLTQMTPAPDSAGGLLNAIYGSVLMTAVGTAIGTPIGLMAGVYLSEYSGRSLFAKVTRFINDILLSAPSIVIGLFVYALVVAHTQTFSGWAGAIALALMVVPVVVRTTEDMLRLVPNTLREAAYALGTPKWKVVSFIVLRAARSGVLTGVMLAVARISGETAPLLFTALNNQFWVTGLSQPMASLPVTIYKFAMSPYTNWQELAWAGVLIITVGVLIINLTARVFFGKKD, encoded by the coding sequence ATGATTTATCCTCGTTCTTCATTGAATTCTGATAGCCAACAACGATTCAAGCGTCGCAAAGTAACGAATGTTGTCGCATTGTTTTTTTCAATGCTGGCAATGGCATTCGGCATGGTCTGGCTAATTTGGATCTTATGGTCGGTTCTGCAGTTAGGGTTTAAGGGGCTTTCGTTATCGACGTTGACTCAGATGACGCCAGCACCGGATTCAGCTGGTGGATTGCTTAACGCAATATATGGTTCTGTTTTAATGACCGCCGTAGGTACTGCGATTGGTACGCCGATTGGGCTGATGGCCGGTGTTTATCTCTCTGAATACAGTGGACGTTCTCTGTTTGCCAAGGTGACACGGTTTATCAATGATATCTTGTTGTCTGCACCTTCTATTGTTATTGGTCTATTTGTGTACGCACTGGTCGTTGCACATACGCAAACCTTTTCCGGCTGGGCCGGTGCGATTGCACTTGCACTGATGGTTGTGCCTGTGGTTGTCAGAACCACCGAGGATATGTTGCGTCTGGTGCCAAATACACTTAGAGAAGCAGCCTATGCGTTGGGAACACCGAAGTGGAAGGTGGTCTCTTTTATCGTTTTGCGTGCAGCACGTTCTGGCGTATTGACGGGTGTCATGCTGGCTGTCGCACGTATCTCTGGTGAAACAGCACCACTGTTATTTACTGCACTGAATAATCAATTCTGGGTGACCGGGTTATCTCAGCCGATGGCGAGTCTTCCTGTGACCATCTACAAGTTTGCCATGAGCCCCTATACGAACTGGCAGGAGTTGGCGTGGGCTGGTGTATTGATTATCACTGTGGGTGTTCTGATTATTAATCTTACCGCTCGTGTGTTTTTTGGTAAGAAGGATTGA
- the pstB gene encoding phosphate ABC transporter ATP-binding protein PstB, with protein sequence MSNSTVLPFENNVQTQNADIGISIKNLDFYYGQFKALKDINMEIPVRGVTAFIGPSGCGKSTLLRIFNRMYELYPEQKATGEILVDGQNILTSKEDVALIRKKIGMVFQKPTPFPMSIYENIAFGVRLYEKLSKYEMDERVEWALKKTALWSEVKDKLHQSGMSLSGGQQQRLCIARAISIKPEILLLDEPTSALDPISTAKIEELVVELKQEYTIVIVTHNMQQAARVSDFTAFMYLGELIEFDNTDKIFLKPGRKETEDYITGRFG encoded by the coding sequence ATGAGTAATTCAACTGTTCTACCTTTTGAAAATAATGTCCAGACTCAGAATGCAGACATCGGCATTTCTATTAAAAACCTTGATTTTTATTATGGTCAATTCAAGGCATTGAAAGACATTAATATGGAAATTCCTGTTCGGGGCGTGACTGCATTCATCGGTCCGTCAGGGTGCGGTAAATCAACACTATTGCGAATTTTTAATCGCATGTATGAACTGTATCCGGAGCAAAAAGCAACGGGTGAGATTCTTGTTGATGGCCAAAATATATTAACTTCAAAAGAAGACGTTGCATTAATTCGTAAAAAAATTGGTATGGTGTTTCAGAAGCCAACGCCATTTCCAATGTCTATTTATGAAAACATTGCTTTCGGTGTTCGTCTTTATGAAAAATTATCAAAATATGAGATGGACGAACGTGTTGAATGGGCGTTGAAAAAAACTGCTTTATGGAGCGAAGTAAAAGACAAACTGCATCAAAGCGGCATGAGTTTGTCTGGCGGTCAGCAACAACGTTTATGTATTGCTCGAGCTATTTCAATTAAACCAGAGATCTTGTTGCTGGATGAACCGACATCAGCGTTAGACCCAATTTCCACTGCGAAAATTGAAGAGTTGGTTGTTGAATTAAAGCAAGAATATACAATTGTAATTGTAACCCATAACATGCAACAGGCTGCGCGTGTTTCAGATTTCACAGCATTTATGTATTTGGGTGAACTGATCGAGTTTGATAATACGGACAAAATCTTCCTGAAACCGGGACGTAAGGAAACAGAAGATTATATTACAGGCCGGTTCGGTTAA
- a CDS encoding sulfite exporter TauE/SafE family protein: MMIFGFILIGLSAGLLSGLFGIGGGVLIVPALIYILGFSQKLATGTSLAILLPPVGIAAVLEYYRHGEVDFKAALTIAVMVLIGSWLGARVAVQLDEKILKTVFGIFLIVLGIYIVMDAMKK; the protein is encoded by the coding sequence ATGATGATCTTTGGATTTATATTAATTGGTCTATCTGCCGGTTTACTTTCCGGATTATTCGGGATCGGCGGTGGTGTTCTTATTGTCCCCGCATTAATATATATTCTTGGTTTTTCTCAAAAACTTGCAACTGGTACTAGTCTGGCCATTCTGTTGCCGCCTGTAGGAATCGCTGCAGTTTTAGAATATTACCGACATGGAGAGGTTGATTTTAAAGCGGCATTGACCATTGCAGTTATGGTCTTGATTGGAAGTTGGTTAGGTGCTCGCGTTGCAGTACAGCTAGATGAAAAAATACTCAAGACAGTATTTGGTATTTTTCTAATTGTTCTCGGCATTTATATCGTAATGGATGCCATGAAAAAATAA